atggcgtcgccaCGCCACGCGCCATAGACGCTGTAAAGGTGTGAAGATGGTGGGTCGCCGCGCCTCGCCACGCCGCCGTAAAAACTATGGTAGCTGCATATCTTAAAGTTTGATGCTTTGAAATTCACAAGTTAAAATTTTGTTGCAGGTTTTGCATGCACATCACGATGAAGTGTGGTTTATCCAGTTTTCAAACAATGGGAAGTATTTAGCCTCAGCATCAAATGATAAATCTGCAATTATATGGGAGGTAAACTTGTGAACCTATGCTTCTAAACTCTTCTTTTCTCATGGTCTGCATACAAACTGGGTGGTCTGTTCCTTAGTTCCTATTTTAAATTTCATGTCAAGAACTGAACTTGTCCGATCTTGCTTTTCATCACCTGTTCTTTATGTTTTTACCAAACGTTGACTTTCAAATCCAGACCATAGTTATTTTCAAAACGAAGACAGAAGGTTGCCATTTCATATTACATTTTTTACGCTGAAAGCCTACTGCTTATTactcccaaattataagactttttggcttttctagatacattgcttttactatgtatccagACATAGTGGTATATCAAAAGTTCTGTTCTCCGTCTGGTCCAGTTTATAAGGCATCTTCCAACATGGCACGGTCTCCTAAATTACACTTTGACTATTCATctattttgtattatattatttgTGGTTATTAAATAAACTTACGATTATTGGATAGTACATTTGATTACAAATCTAATAGTATCAAGTTTGTTTTACAATGGTTAAAAATTCAGTCAAATTATTAGTCAAAGATTATATAGTTTGACTCTTGACCTATGCGAAATGCCTTTTAAACTGGACCGGAGGgagtatctagaaaagtcaaaacatgttataatttgaaatggagggattACATCTTGGTAGCTTCTGGAACAAAGTAAGTTCAATTTAGATGTTTGCCAAGTTTGCTCCCTAGCTTGAATCCTGGCACTTCTCTATGTTCGTGTTGAACATGAAAGTGTCTGTCCCCACCATCTTACAATTGCACTGCAGTGAAAGTTGGGTTGTAATGGTAATACAGGTAGAAACTTTGGTCGTGTAATTTGCTACTGATAAAGGAGGCTTTAGTTTTTACTTCTGTTCTGTTGTTATTGACCATGCTATGCAGTTTACTTTCCCCCTTTTTCATTTATCTCTTCATGAATTAATCTTTTCATTTCTTAGGTTGATGAAGATGGAGAGCTATTACTGAGGCATACATTGAGTGGTCATCAGAAGTCGGTGATGATGGTTGCATGGAGCCCTGATGATTGCCAGCTTCTCACATGTGGGCAGGAAGAAACCATCCGACGCTGGGATGTCGAATCTGGCAAATGTCTTCATGTTTATGAAAAGCCTGTTGGTTTGATATCATGTGCTTGGTTTCCAGATGGAAAGCAAATATTGTCTGGTCTAGCTGATGAAAACTTTTGCATTTGGGATTTAGATGGTAAGGAAGTAGATTGCTGGAAAGGGCAGAGATCAACAAGAACATCTGATTTTGTTGTAGCAAAAGATGGAAATCTTATAATAAGCATGAGTAGGGAGAACACAATTCTTCTATTTGATAGGGAGACAAAACAAGAGAGGTTAATTGAAGAGGCTAGTACAATTACTTCATTTTCTCTATCAGAAGATGGTGATTTCCTGCTTGTAAATCTTGTAAGCGAAGAGATTCATTTGTGGAACATAAGAAATGATCCTGTTCGAGTCAACCGGTACAATGGCCATAAGCGCAACCGGTTTGTGATAAGGTCTTGTTTTGGCGGATCTGAGCAGGCGTTCATTGCTAGTGGGAGTGAAGATTCACAGGTATGATTGCCTTGTGACCCAGCTAATGCCTATAGAACTAATATTATGTGTGCACTTACCTTTTGTTGTCTGTGCTGTTTTTATTAATATGCACTGCTCCCAGACAGATGCTGTTCTAGACAATTATATTATTGTCAGATGAGTCAAATCTAATGGAGAATGCAGCTAACATGTTTGTCATTTGAACCATCCTCATTGCATTACATTATTCTTTTGTATATGATAAAACATTCAAACATCGTGCGACACGGAAATCATTGGTTAACTCAGACGCTCTTGCAACTGGCACTATGTCTAGGCTGGTCTCAGATTTGTTATAATTTAATATGCATACTTAATTGCTTATATCTGTCTGCACATGCTAGTTTCCACCACTTTTCTTCTATAGTTTCATACATTCGGCATGCAGCATATTTGTTGTCACTTTCTACCATGTCTTTTGACCAAATCATGCTGCTGATTTTTTTAGGCTAGGAGATGCCAATATGAATGTTATAAAGATGTTGAAATTATCCTTGTTTTTCAGCTGATTGCCTTTTCTGATGAACCTAGATACATATTGTAATGGAGGCATGTAGTGATGGCATCCATATATCTTGTAGGCAGtggaaaatatgataccttgCATTTCAGTAATAAAAAAGTAAAAATGTTTACTCCCCCCTTTCAAATTGTTAGTTGTTTTTGCTTTTccagatacattgtttttactacgTATCTAGACATAGCTACCTAGGAAAGTCAAAACGACTCATggtttgaaatggagggagtacatcttAAAGTTGCATTGGGAAACATAAGATTTAGCCTTTGCAATGTCTAGAAGGCCTGCGGTTGGTTGGTCCAGCCACACGGTTCATTGCATATTTTCTTTTGTACCCTGCAAGGTAATAATGTGCAAGACTTGTCATGTTTCCAGGTCTACATATGGCATAGAGCCACTGGTGATCTCATTGAGACTCTTGCTGGTCACTCAGGCACAGTCAACTGCGTAAGTTGGAACCCTACGAATCCCCACATGCTTGCATCAGCTAGCGACGATCACACAGTTCGTATATGGGGGGCAAAGAAGGCCAATCTTAAGCGCAAGGATGTTGGGAGCAGCAACTGCAACAGTAACGGTTTCCACTCGAATGGCAATGCTCATGGCAATGGTTTCGTTCACCAGTGCAACGGGAACAGCACCAAATGATTTGCCAGGGCAATGTATCCCCATGGATGGTTGACTGGCATCTGTAAATCCCCCTTTCCTTTTACTTCCCTCCTGGAAGAAGAATGGCCACCGCCATagtgaaaacaaaaaaaaagaaaaaacaaagctgCAGCACAAAGTGTGGGGAACCTGCTGGGTTTCGTGCGCCTTCTTTCCCTTGTTCCATCATGACTGTCATCACATTTATTTCTTAATTCAAGCTGGGATGGAATTATGATAGCTTTTGCATCTTTCATATCTTGATTTACCCTCCCTGACTGATTGTAACTGTATCTTGGTGGTGAGGTGGTTAATTCTTCTGATTGCATTTTGCCTTGAGAAGAAACAAATGTTGGCCTAGGATGCTCCGTCTAAAAAACGAGACGGAACATCTTATCATAAATTTAAATAGATTCAATTATTTGGTTCAAGGGATCAAGTGGTTTGTTTGGTTGCCATATTATTCCTTGTAAGCAAATATCTAGtgtaaatgcaaatgcaaatttCGAAGATTTCTCAAACCAAACAACTAACCAGTGTTCTGGCATCATTGACATACCTCGTGTGTTGTAGGGAAACTTTCTTAAAAAAATAAAACTGTTGCATTTGAAGATATGGAAGTTAGAGGGCAAGGGGAGGggcatttagggcctgtttggttaagCTGTGGAGAAGTTAGTGAGTTCTAAAAGTGAAAAAAGTTGTGAGAGTTATGTGTGTGAAAAAAGTTAGGCTGTTTGGTTAAAATAACTGTAAAACCAAtcatcatctctctctctctagaaacAATTGTAAAACATTGCTCAATTTCCACCCATTTGGAAAAATTGAAAATCAAAATCTGGGTTCAAGGTACTGCAAAAATTGTACTAGCGAAATTAGCAACTTCCTTCTGGTTCTATCGCCAAAAGCTGAGTTAAACAAAACCTTACTAAAGATATAGCCAAATAGGAACAACTTCACAAACTCTACTCTTGAAAAGGAGTTGAGCTCCTAGCATCCTCTCCGGTGTTTTCGGCGTGTTGTGATGGTTAGTCAGTGACTCAAGACGGACAGTCCATTAGGACTCACCGAACCACATCATCTATGTGTGTTTGGGTGGACAGTCCGTTCACACGAGAAGGACAGTCAGCCAAAACACAACAGGAACCCCATATGCGTGTAACATTCGTAGAAAATTCATTCTAAATCCAAAAACTATGAAGTAAATTTTGTTGGATCCCTTATAAAATTAGATATCATAAAACATGAGTTTGAATGGTACTTATAATTTCAACTTATATTGTAAGTGCATTTTAACTTGCTAATTGCATAGTTAATTTCCAGAGCTTAAAAAATCATTAAACTGACTTTGTTAGCTTCCTTTGAGCATAGGCTATCTAGAAAACTTGTTTCTTGCATCAATGTCATTGAAAATGTGTACATAGCATCTCTTTTCAGCCTCACATGTTAACCACCCATTAGAAAGCTTTCACTTTTGCACAATGAGCACatgtacttttttttttttgaaaaggcacatgtacTTTATTAGATGGACTCCCAAGAACCCTCGAACACCCTTGCAAAAGCTCTTGTCCATGCATGAACCCAAACCTCACTTAGCACCCAGAAATTCAGGAGTCCATAGTTTCTGTGCATTGATGGATAGTCTGTCACCGTCAGGTTTAACACTTAGCTGTATTTTTACCTAGCGCACAGTCACCTTGACGGACAGTTCGTCACACCTCGACAGACAATCTATCAAGCATTCTCTCTCCAGTCCGGAGAGGGGTGTTTTTGTGCACACCTCGACGAACAGTCAATCCGTCACTAATGGACAGCCCGTCCCACCTAGCACTTAGCGTAGTTTGGTCAGGATTCCACAGATGATCCATCAGTGCTCGACGAACATTCCGTGAGTCCCGGCGGATAGTCCGCCAGACAGTCTATCAGAGCCACTCGACACCCCACATCCTTATAGCCTAAGTGTTAGGACAGCTTAGCTATGTTACCCAAGTGACCTATACATACTTGTACATCTTTTTACATGTTATACCATTCATGACCATCATGCTTACTCGTTTAAGTCCTTGCACTCATATAGGGAGTTCAAGCACAACACACCAAGCCTTTCTAGCCCTATGTTCACTCTCTCTTCTTGCATAAATGTCTTGCCTGTATAACATATCATATATCATATGCATGCGCTTATGTACACGAAGTCGGAGAGACTCGAGCAGTGGCTAAATGCATAAACATAGTAAGAAGAACCAAAGGGGAGCTAATGGTAACACAAGAAAGATATACGTTTGATATTTTGCAGTGTGTTGATATGGTCATGTGTAAGGTTCTTAACACATTCTATTTACTTGGAAAAACTCTCCATCATTGAAGGGGATAAGCTTGGACAAGAAGACTATACAAGATACAAGAGTATCGTTGGGGCACTTCAGTATGTAACGTTGACAAGGTTGgatatctctctctctctgttaaaATGGTCTATTAATTTCTTCATTCTCCCACAACATTGCATTGGAGCGTTATGAAGAGCCTTAAAATAGGGATTGGATATACTTGAAGGGCTCTAATCAATCGGGACTTAAAATTGGGAAATTTCAAAGCCATGCTGGTTAGTGCATTTTTAGAATCCAAATGCGGTAGGATAATctcagtggcggatctaggatttGAACTCAGGGTATGCCGTCCAAATTTTTTCATATAATTCGGTAAAACCATTTCTCAATTCggtaataattataaaattaaacgtAATTTGATATACACACAATAAATTACATGATAAGTATGAAACTGAAAGACATAAATTttaatataaatagttcaaacgTCATATTACCAGTCCCAAATATACACATAAAAGAGAGTATGTAAGAGACTTATCATACTACTTATCTGACTTTTTAAACTGTTTTCTAAGGGATGTGAATGTTTCGATTATATTATCTTTATTCACTTAAAAATGCCTCTTAACAAATTCCTTAATTTTGCTTTCACTAATCAGTGTAGAAAATACCCAAGTCAACAAGTACCATTGCCTAGCAATATCAATAGGCTTTATGTTTTTACATAAAATAAAAGAGAAGAGACAAAAGCAGAGATTGAATACCTCGGTAGCTAGCAGTCGAGATCTATGCCTAGCACGTTAGTCGCGCACTCACAGCAGCCGACCAGCAGCAGCGAAGTAGCTGGGGCGGATCCTCATCTGACCATCTTAATCATGATTAGTTGGTGATGTCGTGTCCTCGTAGCCTCGCCTGAGCGTTGTGTACGGCTTCGTTGATCGGAGACGGTGGCGATCTGAGACCCAGCGGCATTGGATCGATGGACTCCTACCATAAAGTCCCGTCGTGTGGGGTCCTTCCAAGTGACGTCGTGTGGCCGTAGGCCGGTCCGTAGCTGGTATAGGCCATGTCACTGGGTGAGGTCGTGAGCCTCGAAAGTGAAAAGGCCTCACGCCGCAGCAGCCTCAGTTAGTTATTTTGCAAGTTTTTCTATTTTACTACAAAtaaatatacatgtatatatactccATACATGCTAGACCTTGGCATaccctgtagatccgcccctggaTAATCTGATGACATACTATCTATATGAGGCTTACTTTTCTTTCTTTGGAGCAATCTTGTGTCATGGTGTGCAATGAAGAAATCAACTATCTCTAGGTCCAGAGCTAAACATAAAGCTATGGCAAATACAACTACTAAGATAATGTGCATTCACAAGCTTCTGCATGAATTGTGAATCTCAAATCCCAAAGTGCCTATCTATGTTGCTACTATATTGGGACCAAATACTTATATTTTACATTATGGTGTTTCATGCTAGGACAAACATATAGAGATTGACTATCACTTTGTGGGAGAACAAGTTGGGTCAAGCAAGTGGATATAAGATTCATCATCTCGGCAAATAATCAAGTGGATAATGGGTTTACCAAACCATTGGTGTCTCAGGAATTAGCTCCTCATGTCACGACTGTGATTGATGGACCCATTTCTACAATGTGACTAAATTGTCATGCATCTTGGCGGCGTAAGTCTTGTGATGCATGGAAGCTTAGACTTTTAGGGCCTATTTGGACCCCTACAACTAATGGTTAGCTGCTAATTAGCTAAGAACATGTTTAGATTCTCATCTAATAAGCTTAACTAATGTCTTACCTACCACCCAGCTAACAGTTAACTTAACTATTAGCTAGTTTCCTTTAGCTAACACAACTAATAATTAGCTTGCTGGATCCAAATGAGGCCTTAGTAGCTGATTTTTTTAAGAGCATGTGTGGCACCTAGAGATGGAAATACGGACCGCTCAGTTATTTGTCATGAGGAATTCGATCCCTATTAGGGGATGGGGCACTTTAATTCCCACAGTGATTGAAACAGGAAAAAATTGTTCCCATCCATCGGGTTCGCAGGGATGGGGATGGTGGGGAACCATCCTCCGTCCCCATTCCCCACGAACTCGCTCTTACTCTAAATTAGCCCTTTTTGACATGTTGAAATCCTATAAAACTCAACACATAGcctagtataaatatcaaacTAAATCCTAAAGTAGGTGTCTCTTGTAATACGAAGTCTTGCTTGCTTAATATATATTGATTTGGCACCATAAATTTGCTTTTGACATCTAATATTGCATTTTGTAACGGGGACAGGTCCACACGGGTATAAATTCCCTCGTCCTTGCACAGGGATGATGGTGATGTGAGAAAAAGCTTCCCTACGAGCACTAGCGGGTACGGGGACCGAGATGGGGAGCTATCCCCCGACAAGGGATTCCCTATTGACATCCCTAGTGGCACTCGTGCGTTGATACCTATATAACTCTTTTGAGTATAATATTCAGGATTTCCCTAGTATTAGATTCATTAGCAGAGCCATGATTGAAATAGAGCTCGAGCGAGACTTAAGACACCGATTAGATCATATGTTTCGAAACTTTCGAGTATAGGTTCTGCGATGAAGGGCTATGCACGTGTAGGCGACGTAGCCTAGGCAGGCGCTCAGGGTCACCGGCCCTGGGTCGCCACTAATCAGATTCATGCCACTGAAAATTTTGAAAATGAGGCATTAGACCCTGTTTGGATTCATTGGCTACTAATAGTTAGCTAGACTATGCCTTCAAAAAATAGTTAGCTAGACTATAGCTCACATATATATAGctaaaattagctagctaactattagttgctattaGCTAGTTTGGTCAAACTAATAATTAATGAGATTTTTGTTAGTTAGGTATTAACAATTAGCTAGACTTGTTAGCTGAACCTATTTTGATCTAAAGGAGCTAACTAGTTAGCACCTAATAACTATTATCACACTGTTCAAAGAATTATTACTATGGCTCAATGCTGGCGTCACTCTGGTTCCCCGCCGGCCGGCTCCTACCTGGAGCCCAGCCACTGGGCTACATGCCGATCCACATGCACTGGAATCTTTGACTACTATAATGTTTTCCTCCAACAGTAGGCTACACAAACACAGACAAAAATTTAACTGCATTCGTGCAAATGATATCGATGTCAGATCTTATATCTTCTAGTATACATTATGGAGTTTGGACACATCCAACCAATCCTTATCAGTTAATAGTTCAGGCTATGCAAACGACAATGCATATGTCGCCACCAATCTTAAATTTTGCTTAGCTTTGTCCACTGCAATTCTCTGAGACTAATCTATACAAGGTCTGCTAGCAGAAGCAACATGGATTGGTATCCTCACAAGCAGTAGCGAAGAAGTTGTTGCAGTGTTGACAAGGTGTCAGGAGTACAGGGAATGGAGGTCACCATGTGCCCCAAGCCTCATTTCGTGGTCATCCCATGGGCAGTCACCAGGCACATGATTCCCATGGTGGACAGAGCTAGGGCTGCCTCCTCAGTCGACCACATCCCATGGACCATGGTAAAACACTCTATTTACTTGGAAAAACTCTTCATCATTGAAGGAGATAAGCTTGGACAAGAAGGCTATATAAGATCCAAGAGTATCGCGGGGCACTTCAGTATGTAACGTTGACAATGACAAGGATGTATATCTCTTTCCCTGTTAAAATGGTCTATTAATTTCTTCATTCTCCCACGACATTGCCACTGGAGCGTTGTGAAGAGCCTTAAATTAAAATAGGGATAGATATACTTGAAGGGCTCTAATCAATCGGGACTTTAAATAGGGAAATCCAAACCACGCTGGTTAGTGCCATTTTCATATATAATACTTCGGCAGCATATTAATCGTGTACTAGGATTTttgccttagaaaaatcatatcttccttGTGTGGTGTTGGATAAGATATTTTATATATGAAAATTGTAAGGTTTCAACGAAATCTATAAATTCCTAGTTTTTGAGTTTTGTTATTCaaggtcgttaagatgctaaaaaataatataaagttttagcAATATATTAATTGTGTTTTGTATCAAATTTTATAAAAAACAtctaaacaacttcaaataaacaatatgaaaactagaaagtttgtagatctcatcgagcgcTACAACTTTTCATATACAACTAACTTGTTAGCTTCTATGAGCATAGGATAATCTAGAAAACATGTTTTCCTGCATCTGTCATTGCAAATGTGCACATGCCATCCTCTTTTAAGCCTTACATGTTAATAAACCCAACATAGAAATCTTTCACTTCTACACAATGAATACATCCACTTTGTTAGATGGACTCCCAAGAACCCTAGAACACCCTTGCCACAAGCTCTTGGCCATGATGAACTACCCCAAACCACACTTAGCACCCATGAACTAAAAAATGCACGATTTCTATGCACCGACGGACTGTCCGCCATGCCGACGATAGTTCGTCAGATCTCACACTTAGTTATTTTTCACCTAGCCCATAGTCACCTTGATGGACAATCCGTCACACCTCGACGGATAGTCCTGGAATATTGTCGCTCTAGTTCAAAGACAGGTGTTTTGGGTGCATTCCCTGACAGACAGTCTGTCCTTTCACTGACGGTCAGTTCATCCCACTTGCACTTAGCACAGTTTGGTCAGGACCCATGGATGATCCGTCAGTGCTCGACAAACCACTACTACACGAAAAATTTTGCGCGGCGTTTGGCTTTGCAGCTCCGAGGTGGGCGAGCTGGTTGCCTGCCTCCATTCCGCCGATCaagtgcccgcctcggttaatcattagCGGAGGCGGGCCGCACAACGCGTCTGTCCTTGGTTAATCCACGATTAACCGGAGGTGGTTGCCTTACAACAACTGCCTCTGTTAATGGATTAACCAAGGCGGACACCGTaagccaaccgcctcggttacATTGATTATTTTCAGAGGCGGTCGTTTTAAGCGTTCGCCTCCATACGTAAATTGATTTACAGAGACGGATGTCTTATGATGTCTGTCTCGATTAATGGTTTGCAacaaaaaaaataattcataaattTGTTATATGAACTTCGatgaagataaactttatatcaaaattatagctctcaacgagatctataactttgtagttgaaaagtttttgaatggAAACTATTTTGTTCCCAAAATATTGTTGTAAGTGCAGATATTTTGAAATTTAATATTTAAAATGATCAACGATCTcagatgttgacatggtctatatagttatagttctcaatacaaattataactttgtagttgaaaagtttttaatttaaaaatgtttagagtcccaaatatgtgttcAAAGGTTAtagatttgaaatttaaaatttagaattcATAAACTATCTCAAATAttcacatagttaataccaaagttctagtggccaactgtggcagaaccgtctaatctaatgcctcatagagtacttgtcttccattagaccattaggtacccaaagaggacactaaactacacagctctgtcgagcacaccccaagggagaactcgaaatccatatttttttcatcaggatcataaataagagaataaaacttacaacattcttaagtcatttcttacatccctTTATTACAGtagcagaatattacctcaattgattataacagtggaatataacaatattatcagagttacagaggaagcaggATTAGcaggattaatttaatgacatgatggagcattaacatagtggacatttctatacaagagatgctaacaGATTTTAtagattttatatcttttcttataaaaacctttagtgagggtgataaataaacactacggtcgtagcgtgaaagaaatcctctctgagcccaccagaaggtttccacacacaagagttagctctaagtatcctc
This DNA window, taken from Miscanthus floridulus cultivar M001 chromosome 13, ASM1932011v1, whole genome shotgun sequence, encodes the following:
- the LOC136499196 gene encoding WD repeat-containing protein 26 homolog gives rise to the protein MGGFEDDEPPSKRARASSIESASLPDCFSFSKSANPLGSTMARPLPSQGKEVMVGSKGVIKKEEFVRIITKTLYSLGYEKSGAVLEEESGITLHKPMLNLFREQVIDGNWDNAVVTLNKIGLQDENIVKSAAFLILEQKFFELLRNDNVMGAMKTLRCEITPLGVNRKRVHELSTCMISCSPQQLFLVFSKLGIDSSSSRLKLLEELQKVLPPTVMVPERRLENLVEQALTVQRDACYFHNSVDGLSLYIDHHCGKDQIPSRTLQVLHAHHDEVWFIQFSNNGKYLASASNDKSAIIWEVDEDGELLLRHTLSGHQKSVMMVAWSPDDCQLLTCGQEETIRRWDVESGKCLHVYEKPVGLISCAWFPDGKQILSGLADENFCIWDLDGKEVDCWKGQRSTRTSDFVVAKDGNLIISMSRENTILLFDRETKQERLIEEASTITSFSLSEDGDFLLVNLVSEEIHLWNIRNDPVRVNRYNGHKRNRFVIRSCFGGSEQAFIASGSEDSQVYIWHRATGDLIETLAGHSGTVNCVSWNPTNPHMLASASDDHTVRIWGAKKANLKRKDVGSSNCNSNGFHSNGNAHGNGFVHQCNGNSTK